Proteins encoded by one window of Paenibacillus urinalis:
- the mdh gene encoding malate dehydrogenase — protein MTIQRKKITVVGAGFTGATTALMLAQKELGDVVLIDIPQLENPTKGKALDMLEASPVQGFDSNITGTSNYEDAEGSDIVIITAGIARKPGMSRDDLVNTNAGIVKSVCENVKKYCPDSIVIILSNPVDAMTYAAYQTLGFPKNRVIGQSGVLDTARYCTFIAQELNVSVEDVRGFVLGGHGDDMVPLVRYSSVGGIPIDTLIPQDRIEAIVKRTRVGGGEIVNLLGNGSAYYAPAASLVQMTEAILKDKKRIIPVIAYLEGEYGYNDLFLGVPTILGGSGIEKIFELELTSDEKTALDQSADSVRNVISVIHI, from the coding sequence GTGACCATTCAGCGTAAAAAGATCACCGTGGTCGGCGCCGGTTTTACCGGTGCGACAACGGCACTTATGTTGGCTCAAAAAGAACTTGGTGACGTCGTGCTTATAGATATTCCTCAGCTTGAGAATCCAACTAAGGGTAAAGCGCTTGATATGCTGGAAGCAAGTCCTGTTCAAGGATTTGACAGTAACATAACCGGTACATCCAACTACGAGGATGCCGAAGGTTCGGATATCGTCATTATTACGGCAGGGATTGCCCGTAAACCGGGCATGAGTCGTGATGATCTCGTAAATACGAATGCAGGCATCGTCAAATCTGTCTGTGAAAATGTGAAAAAATATTGTCCTGATTCGATCGTCATCATCCTGAGTAATCCGGTGGATGCAATGACCTATGCGGCGTATCAGACACTGGGCTTTCCGAAGAACCGTGTCATAGGCCAGTCAGGGGTTCTTGACACGGCTCGTTATTGTACGTTCATCGCTCAGGAGCTGAATGTTTCTGTTGAAGATGTCCGTGGTTTCGTACTCGGCGGACATGGGGATGATATGGTTCCACTTGTACGTTATTCCAGTGTGGGAGGCATCCCCATTGATACGCTGATTCCTCAGGATCGAATTGAGGCCATCGTCAAGCGGACTCGTGTAGGCGGGGGCGAAATTGTAAATCTCCTAGGAAACGGAAGTGCGTACTACGCACCGGCGGCTTCACTGGTTCAGATGACAGAAGCGATCCTGAAGGACAAGAAACGAATTATCCCTGTCATTGCATACCTCGAGGGAGAGTACGGATACAATGATTTATTCCTTGGTGTACCGACCATTCTTGGCGGCAGTGGAATCGAGAAGATATTTGAGCTCGAGCTTACTAGCGATGAGAAGACAGCACTGGATCAATCAGCAGACTCCGTACGCAATGTAATTTCTGTGATCCATATCTGA
- a CDS encoding SDR family oxidoreductase: MGQNQVNQTLPPQHQNQQPGIESEMFPRPEFESEQYKAAGKLTGKTALITGGDSGIGRAVAVTFAKEGADVAIVYLNEHGDAEETKRQVEQEGRKCILIAGDVGDPAFCQQAVQQTVEELGQLNVLVNNAAEQHPQQSFEDITDEQLEKTFRTNIFSMFYLTRAAMPHLKGGSSIINTTSITAYRGSPTLIDYSSTKGAITSFTRSLSMHLAEKGIRVNAVAPGPIWTPLIPATFDEQKVSEFGATQPMKRPGQPEELAPAYVYLATSDSSYVTGQVIHVNGGEVVNG, encoded by the coding sequence ATGGGACAGAATCAAGTGAATCAAACTTTGCCTCCACAGCATCAGAATCAGCAGCCGGGAATCGAATCGGAAATGTTTCCTAGACCGGAATTCGAATCTGAACAATACAAGGCAGCAGGGAAGCTCACAGGGAAGACAGCGCTTATCACAGGCGGTGACAGCGGTATAGGCCGTGCTGTGGCAGTGACTTTTGCCAAGGAAGGTGCCGATGTAGCCATCGTATATTTGAATGAACACGGTGATGCAGAGGAAACGAAGCGCCAGGTTGAGCAGGAAGGCAGAAAGTGTATCCTGATCGCTGGAGATGTAGGTGATCCGGCCTTCTGCCAGCAAGCGGTACAGCAAACGGTAGAGGAATTGGGACAACTGAATGTATTAGTCAATAATGCAGCTGAACAGCATCCTCAGCAAAGCTTTGAGGATATTACGGATGAACAGCTTGAGAAGACATTCCGTACCAACATCTTCAGCATGTTCTATTTGACTAGAGCGGCAATGCCTCACTTAAAAGGTGGGAGTTCAATTATCAATACGACCTCAATCACGGCATATCGCGGCAGCCCGACACTCATAGACTATTCCTCGACGAAGGGAGCCATCACTTCCTTCACACGTTCCTTATCTATGCATTTGGCAGAGAAAGGAATTCGAGTCAATGCCGTTGCTCCAGGACCAATCTGGACTCCGCTTATTCCGGCTACCTTTGATGAGCAGAAGGTAAGTGAATTTGGAGCAACTCAGCCGATGAAGCGTCCAGGTCAGCCGGAAGAATTGGCACCTGCATATGTATATTTAGCAACCAGCGACTCTTCTTATGTAACAGGCCAAGTTATCCATGTAAATGGCGGCGAAGTGGTCAACGGTTAA
- a CDS encoding bile acid:sodium symporter family protein has protein sequence MRLLSLRFTAGFEKYMFIIMPLTLLLGVMLSDQLISYVSWAPYLFGYVTFVMAIGCGVRHLKKVVQRPAVMVVTLLLSHVLAPLIAYFMGTLLFGASSGYTIGLVLFTIIPLGVSSVLWVSMSYGSVPLMLAMVVLDSALSPLVVPGLIELFFGAEVQFDTLSLIKDLMLIIVVPTILGVIVYELSKGKFKEWSAPITAPISKFCFMAVVLLNAAAIAPHVRSLDSSVIMAIISITFIVALCYIIGFAGSFLLPYVSREISVTMSYASGMRNISLGLVLAMGYFSPEAAIPVVLGILIQQPLATVQHAVLKRFAPVKDKRLAAR, from the coding sequence ATGAGGCTACTGTCACTGCGCTTTACTGCAGGTTTTGAAAAATACATGTTTATCATTATGCCGCTAACATTATTACTAGGCGTTATGCTGTCGGACCAGCTGATATCCTATGTATCATGGGCTCCTTACCTGTTTGGCTACGTTACTTTTGTTATGGCCATTGGGTGTGGTGTTCGTCACTTGAAGAAGGTGGTACAGCGCCCGGCCGTCATGGTTGTTACACTATTGCTGTCACATGTGCTGGCTCCTTTGATAGCCTATTTTATGGGCACATTGTTATTTGGTGCTTCATCGGGGTATACAATTGGACTCGTTCTATTTACGATCATACCTCTTGGTGTATCCTCGGTCTTGTGGGTGTCAATGTCTTATGGAAGTGTGCCTCTGATGCTTGCGATGGTCGTGCTGGATTCAGCTCTAAGTCCACTGGTTGTTCCAGGTCTGATCGAGTTGTTTTTTGGAGCAGAGGTTCAATTTGATACGCTTAGTTTGATCAAGGATTTGATGCTCATTATTGTGGTGCCGACGATTTTGGGTGTCATTGTATATGAACTGTCTAAAGGAAAATTTAAAGAATGGTCCGCCCCGATTACTGCTCCAATATCCAAATTTTGCTTTATGGCCGTTGTTCTGCTCAACGCGGCAGCTATTGCACCTCATGTGCGCAGTTTAGATTCAAGTGTAATCATGGCGATCATATCCATTACGTTTATCGTTGCTCTGTGCTACATCATCGGTTTTGCCGGCTCCTTCTTATTGCCCTATGTTTCCCGGGAAATAAGCGTAACGATGTCTTATGCCTCTGGTATGCGGAATATATCACTCGGTCTTGTACTCGCTATGGGTTATTTTTCACCGGAAGCAGCCATACCTGTAGTACTCGGCATCTTAATTCAACAGCCCTTAGCCACGGTGCAGCATGCTGTACTCAAGCGTTTTGCTCCTGTGAAAGACAAGCGTCTTGCTGCGAGGTGA
- the pnpS gene encoding two-component system histidine kinase PnpS produces the protein MKNFRFRLTMIIMVLIGLSVLSSGLALGQVFKDLHIQSQEENMVREINLLHSTFDFKDTSLDKNEVVAYYTQQAELLERLTDSRTTFILKDGTVIGDSEYAADEMDNHLNREEIQTANDHDSPYGRSIRTSDTLSQKMLYVALPVTSPDQHFDGYIRLSLSLDSVDEGLARGWYLMGLTLLALYIIAAIVCYRVARGLTQPIEHITKVANQISNLDYDARVKFTRNDEIGQLGNAINGMADSLQAQLKLIRDNEDLVQSVMTNMAGGILMIDANQNIAVLNRESHRMLGLHPDRVTGKPYHELKRHYELTKIVETSILQRSKVHDEVRIYSPDEIIVRIDGVPMYENDGSYRGMLFLLQDITAIRRLENMRSEFVANVSHELKTPVAAVKGFAETLLSGGVRDEETTRSFLQIIYDEGDRLNRLISDILDLSKIESKRATLDCSPVHLMPFFEMITGTLGNAAEKKQIRLILDVPEELFIEADEDKLKQIFLNLVSNGINYTLDGGRVKITAQISKDEEHIIFQVSDTGIGIPKSDLPRVFERFYRVDKGRSRNSGGTGLGLSIVKHLVELHHGQLAVESELGTGTTFTVTLPMLQDSVEEAEED, from the coding sequence ATGAAAAATTTTCGATTCAGACTCACAATGATCATCATGGTGCTGATTGGACTCTCTGTACTGTCCTCTGGTTTGGCTTTGGGTCAAGTATTTAAAGACCTGCATATCCAATCTCAGGAAGAAAATATGGTTAGAGAGATTAATCTGCTTCATTCTACATTTGACTTTAAAGACACTTCACTAGACAAGAATGAAGTCGTTGCATACTACACGCAGCAGGCCGAGTTACTGGAGCGCTTAACCGACTCCCGAACGACGTTCATTTTGAAGGATGGAACCGTTATTGGAGATTCAGAGTATGCTGCTGACGAGATGGACAATCATCTTAATCGTGAAGAGATACAAACAGCGAATGATCATGATTCACCTTACGGCCGTTCCATCAGGACGAGTGATACACTGTCACAAAAAATGCTGTATGTTGCACTGCCAGTCACATCCCCTGACCAACATTTTGATGGATACATCCGACTATCCCTAAGCTTGGACTCGGTTGATGAAGGACTTGCAAGAGGCTGGTATTTAATGGGGTTAACACTTCTTGCCCTTTATATCATTGCGGCGATCGTCTGTTACAGAGTAGCTAGAGGCTTAACGCAGCCAATTGAGCATATAACCAAAGTAGCGAATCAGATTTCGAATCTTGATTACGATGCGAGAGTCAAATTTACCCGGAATGATGAGATAGGACAGCTAGGGAATGCCATTAATGGAATGGCTGACAGCCTGCAGGCCCAGCTGAAGTTGATTCGTGACAATGAGGATTTGGTGCAGAGTGTGATGACCAACATGGCTGGCGGTATTTTGATGATTGATGCGAATCAGAATATTGCGGTGCTGAACAGAGAGAGCCATCGCATGCTGGGGCTGCATCCCGATCGTGTAACCGGAAAGCCGTACCATGAATTAAAACGTCACTATGAACTGACGAAGATTGTGGAGACAAGCATTTTGCAGCGAAGTAAAGTGCATGACGAAGTGCGAATCTACAGCCCGGACGAAATTATCGTTCGCATTGACGGTGTACCGATGTATGAGAATGATGGAAGCTATCGGGGAATGCTCTTCCTGCTTCAGGATATTACAGCCATTCGCAGACTGGAGAACATGCGCAGCGAATTTGTCGCGAATGTATCTCATGAGCTGAAGACGCCGGTTGCCGCTGTTAAAGGTTTTGCGGAGACGCTGCTGAGCGGGGGAGTTAGAGATGAAGAAACAACAAGGTCCTTCCTGCAGATTATCTATGATGAAGGGGACAGGCTGAATCGCTTAATAAGTGACATATTGGATCTGTCTAAGATTGAATCAAAGCGAGCGACACTGGATTGCTCACCTGTACATCTCATGCCTTTTTTTGAAATGATAACAGGAACACTGGGCAATGCCGCAGAGAAGAAGCAGATTCGATTAATTCTGGATGTGCCGGAAGAATTGTTCATCGAAGCAGATGAGGATAAATTGAAGCAAATCTTCTTGAATCTGGTCAGCAACGGAATTAATTATACTCTGGATGGCGGCAGGGTTAAGATTACAGCTCAGATCAGCAAGGATGAGGAGCATATCATCTTCCAGGTGAGTGATACAGGTATAGGTATTCCGAAAAGTGATCTGCCTCGCGTATTCGAACGTTTTTATCGGGTGGACAAAGGCAGGTCCCGTAATTCGGGCGGAACAGGGCTTGGTCTCTCCATTGTGAAGCACTTGGTGGAGCTTCATCATGGACAGCTCGCTGTCGAGAGTGAGCTTGGAACGGGGACCACCTTTACCGTAACTCTGCCTATGCTGCAGGATTCTGTCGAAGAAGCAGAGGAAGATTAA
- a CDS encoding response regulator transcription factor — translation MAQRLLVIEDEPTLARLLSYNLTQEGHDVTVEDHGSAGYNRASSQEFDLILLDLMLPGMNGLEILSKLRSSGVKTPVIILTAKNGENEVVQGLKLGADDYITKPFGVSELLARVDAVLRRVTGVEETRTVEKEDDSRIVLGELEIYPEKYEVLLSGQSINLRPKEFEVLLYLAKKPGVVLTRDDLMNAVWGFDYIGGQRTVDVHVSSLRKKLELDPETVHIDSIRGVGYKLVAGKKKVHQ, via the coding sequence ATGGCACAACGATTGCTTGTTATAGAAGATGAACCTACACTTGCTAGATTGCTTTCCTACAATCTTACCCAAGAGGGCCATGACGTGACGGTGGAGGATCATGGTTCCGCTGGTTACAATAGAGCTTCTTCACAAGAATTTGATCTCATACTGCTTGATTTAATGCTGCCAGGGATGAACGGATTAGAGATACTCAGTAAATTAAGATCCTCGGGTGTGAAGACACCCGTTATTATTCTGACGGCCAAGAACGGTGAGAATGAAGTCGTTCAGGGTCTTAAGCTCGGAGCTGATGATTATATAACGAAGCCATTCGGGGTATCCGAACTCTTAGCTCGCGTAGATGCCGTGCTCAGAAGAGTTACCGGTGTTGAAGAGACACGCACAGTCGAGAAGGAAGATGATTCCCGTATTGTTCTTGGTGAGCTGGAGATTTATCCGGAGAAATATGAAGTCCTCCTGAGCGGACAATCCATCAACTTGCGGCCAAAAGAGTTTGAGGTGCTGTTATATCTGGCCAAGAAGCCGGGTGTAGTCCTCACTCGGGATGATTTGATGAATGCGGTATGGGGGTTTGATTATATCGGAGGTCAGCGTACCGTGGATGTCCATGTCAGCTCTCTTCGCAAGAAGCTTGAACTGGACCCGGAGACGGTGCATATCGATTCAATTCGCGGTGTAGGGTACAAGCTTGTTGCCGGGAAGAAAAAAGTGCATCAATAA
- a CDS encoding methyl-accepting chemotaxis protein, with product MKKDLEAVAYCRQMPMVPQDMTGKSLFAMMKQDETLSCVVIGDQNDSIVGLIMRDTVFQKYANRFAAELYDHRSVVSFMTEHPLILSIQLSAEEIVDQAVDREDESFYHCVIMHEEGRYVGVLTVRDLMNMSRDIQKIARRSRTEVIEHSQSKLQEVDTAVQKVRQAVLKNTEGIAQLNQLTEKGSVSLRHIQESYRSVLDQTKAQRSQAEEQMVKVSDISNFTSSIRELAESSHLLAINASIEAAHAKEYGRSFRVIADEVRKLSGQTGTLADQITELLNLIRDKIHLTALIAKESAAEIASSSEDIALGNEAYDSVQSTTREMSRTSEEILASISDAAHVTEMVHKTLTSLAAE from the coding sequence ATGAAAAAAGATCTGGAAGCTGTGGCCTATTGCCGCCAAATGCCGATGGTACCGCAAGATATGACAGGAAAGTCATTGTTTGCGATGATGAAGCAGGATGAAACGCTCTCTTGTGTTGTCATTGGAGATCAGAATGATTCGATCGTAGGACTGATTATGCGGGATACGGTGTTTCAAAAGTATGCGAACCGATTTGCTGCTGAACTGTATGATCACAGATCCGTTGTATCTTTTATGACAGAGCATCCATTAATATTAAGCATCCAGCTGTCTGCCGAAGAGATCGTAGATCAGGCAGTAGACCGAGAGGACGAATCTTTTTATCATTGTGTCATTATGCATGAAGAAGGGCGTTACGTGGGTGTTCTTACAGTTCGTGATTTAATGAACATGTCAAGAGATATTCAAAAGATCGCTAGAAGGTCCCGAACAGAGGTTATCGAGCATAGTCAATCTAAACTGCAAGAAGTGGATACTGCCGTTCAGAAAGTAAGACAGGCTGTACTGAAAAATACAGAGGGGATTGCACAATTGAACCAGCTGACGGAGAAGGGTAGTGTTTCACTAAGGCACATCCAGGAATCCTATCGTTCAGTTCTGGATCAGACCAAGGCTCAGCGCTCACAAGCAGAGGAACAGATGGTTAAGGTCAGCGATATATCTAATTTTACTTCTTCCATTCGCGAGCTCGCAGAGAGCAGTCATTTGCTGGCGATTAACGCCTCCATTGAGGCGGCACATGCCAAGGAATATGGCAGATCTTTTCGCGTCATTGCAGATGAGGTTAGGAAGCTGTCGGGTCAGACAGGAACGCTTGCCGATCAAATCACTGAATTATTAAACCTCATCAGAGACAAAATACATCTGACCGCTCTTATTGCAAAAGAAAGCGCAGCTGAAATCGCCTCAAGCTCTGAAGATATTGCTCTTGGTAATGAAGCTTATGACTCTGTTCAGTCTACGACGAGGGAAATGTCTCGTACAAGTGAGGAGATTCTGGCTTCAATATCCGATGCTGCTCATGTAACAGAGATGGTCCACAAAACGCTCACATCGCTTGCTGCTGAATGA
- the pstB gene encoding phosphate ABC transporter ATP-binding protein PstB, translated as MNTTMIDIKNLNLFYESFHALKNVNLDIPRNTVTAFIGPSGCGKSTLLRTLNRMNDMITGTRIEGIVELDGKNIYGEDLPVENLRKQVGMVFQQPNPFPKSIYDNIAYGPRLHGTTDKKVLDELVEQSLRQAALWDEVKDYLKRSALSLSGGQQQRLCIARALAVQPEVLLMDEATSALDPISTLKIEELVQELQEKYTIVMVTHNMHQAARVSGKTVFFLNGEVIEAQDTNEIFSNPQDSRTEDYVSGRFG; from the coding sequence ATGAACACTACCATGATTGATATAAAGAATCTAAATTTATTCTACGAATCCTTTCATGCTTTGAAAAACGTAAATCTGGATATTCCACGGAACACGGTTACGGCATTCATTGGACCATCGGGATGCGGTAAATCAACGCTTCTGCGTACGTTAAATCGAATGAATGATATGATTACGGGAACCCGCATTGAAGGAATTGTTGAGCTCGATGGCAAAAATATATACGGTGAGGATCTGCCTGTAGAGAACCTTCGGAAGCAGGTTGGCATGGTATTCCAGCAGCCCAATCCATTTCCTAAATCGATCTATGACAATATCGCTTATGGGCCTCGACTTCATGGAACAACAGACAAGAAGGTCCTTGATGAGCTCGTAGAACAGAGCTTGAGACAAGCAGCCTTATGGGATGAAGTGAAGGATTATCTCAAAAGATCTGCACTCTCTCTGTCGGGAGGCCAGCAGCAGCGTCTCTGTATTGCGAGAGCACTTGCGGTTCAGCCGGAAGTGCTCCTGATGGATGAAGCGACTTCCGCGCTTGATCCCATCTCTACACTCAAGATTGAAGAGCTGGTGCAGGAGCTCCAAGAGAAATATACCATTGTGATGGTAACGCACAATATGCACCAGGCGGCACGTGTATCGGGCAAAACGGTATTTTTCCTCAATGGGGAAGTGATTGAAGCGCAGGATACGAATGAAATCTTCTCTAACCCGCAGGATTCCAGAACAGAAGATTACGTATCAGGGCGTTTTGGTTAA